The Legionella spiritensis DNA segment TTACAATACTTGCCAGTTCCGTCTGATGCTTTTCCAGCAAGTCACGAAACTTGAATAAAACACGCGCTCTTTTGACAGGTGTGGTTTCAGACCAGGATTCCCATGCTTTTCTGGCCGTCTCCACGGCAAGATCACACGTGTTTTTATCCGCGAAACGTACCTCGCCGACGGCTTCGCCCAACGCGGGATTGTAAATGGTACGGATCTGGCTGCTGCTATCGCCTGCATGCGGCTCACCGTTGATATAATGATGAACTGAATATGCCATCGCTAAACTCCTTTTTAATCCTTTGTCAATGATTGCCGTGTTCAGATGGTCACAGACCTTAATTGTTAAACGTGGTCAGTGTCACCTGGTAATGTTTTTTGTCTTCATTGAAATGGGAGCTGCGGGTTTCAATGACTTCCACACGATTGAATTCACCCGCCTTTTGCAGGGCGTTCTCAATGGCTTCGTCAAGCCCCGCTTCCGAATACCCTGTGTAATCCCTTGTTCTTATACTTGTCATCCGTTTGTTATCCGTCATTGCTGGGAAAGCGTCCAGTCTAGCATGAATTATCAGTAATTTCTTACTAATTATTGCTCGCAAAAAATTGTTTCCCTCTGTAATTTATTCAATAATAGATGACCGGTGCAGGCAAGGAATCGTAGCCATGGGAAAAAAAACAATACTACGTTTGGAAAAGGGCGTCGTACTCAATGACGAGCAACTAAAAAATTTACAGTCCATTCTTGGCGATAGTCCAGTCAATGAGGATGCTTCCGTCACACGGAATTTGCAACGCAACCATCAGTTGCGCGCCGACAGTCTTAAAAAAGCCTTTCAATTCATAGAGGCAACCATTCCGAAAAAAAGCGAATTTGATACGGAAAAGTATTTGCAATGGTGCGCTGAAATTTGCACGTTCCCCGAAAACGCGGAGGATGAGGAATACAAGAAATGTCTTACCAGATATGGGGCGTTGCTGACAGACGCCCTGGTTGATTACTGGGAATGGGATACGAAAGACGGTACGAAGATCAAAGAGGAAGCGATCGAGCTTTTAAACAAGGCTGAGCAATATGTCGTCATGCAAGAGGGCCGCGCTGATCTTGCGACATTGATACCTGACGAACTCTCTGAAGAAGGCGGGTTTATCCTGCTCTGGGATGAGCAACTTCCTCCCCTGGTCGAGGAAACACGCCGGGAACTGGAAGCCATCAAGGCGTCGGTGTTATCCGCAACACCGTCGTGGTTTCGTCAGTCCGGCGTGGTTGAGCAACTTTATTTTTACCATACGCCTGCTTACTGCAACAATAGTGGCGTGCTGCGAAAACATTATGAAGCCGTCAATTTTGCCTGGATGAAGGCCAAGGCAGAGAGAAGTCTGATTATTGAAGCCGATTTGCAAGCGATCAGGGATAATCGCGATCTGCCCAAATGGTTCACGGGTATGGCGCCGGAATCGCAGAAATTTTTTAAATCATGGTTATTGTTTGCAGAGACACAAGAAGACATTAACAAAGGCCTTGCTGCCATCAACTCAAGATTAACCAGTATATCTCAGGGTAAGACGGAGGATATCAGCCGGCAACTATCGGATATCAGAAAATTGCCTTACTGGTATTTATGTTTATCCGAACATGAACAACTGATGCTTAAAACGGTACTTGCCCACTCTGAAACGGTTGACGAGGCCATGTCTTTTTTACCCAGTCGTTTGCGAACCATACCGGGTGTGGCCAATTTTGCCCACAATCATTTTAAAATTCTTGATAACAAGCTTAATATTTTACATTCGTTCGACCCTTATCGCGCCAGTCATTTGGCGTCTCGCGACGTGCAGGATATGCCCCCCCATATCAGAGAGTTGCACGTTAAGCGTAATCTGGCCCGTTTGCGTGAGGTGGTG contains these protein-coding regions:
- a CDS encoding dodecin domain-containing protein, giving the protein MTSIRTRDYTGYSEAGLDEAIENALQKAGEFNRVEVIETRSSHFNEDKKHYQVTLTTFNN